In Aminobacterium sp. MB27-C1, a single genomic region encodes these proteins:
- a CDS encoding transporter substrate-binding domain-containing protein → MKKVVLGLVVLALIVGMIGVPAYAASIMDKDTIIVGTSGSYPPFEFHDKTGALVGFDIDLANEVGKRLGKKVEWVDMAFDGVIPSLLTGKINMIAAALSITEERSKKVAFSTPYMVSLSAFVLPVGSAEMKSLEDFKGKTIAVQLATTQDVFVSEIEGITVKRFPKLNDAVREVALKRADASFMDETVAETYINSDEFKGQLEKSFTVELKGAKQALAVSKEDPAFLDAVNGVLKELEEEGFISELHKKWNTKKN, encoded by the coding sequence ATGAAAAAGGTAGTTTTAGGGTTGGTGGTTTTAGCGCTTATTGTAGGAATGATAGGAGTGCCGGCTTATGCTGCTTCAATTATGGACAAGGACACCATAATTGTAGGAACATCTGGTTCATATCCTCCTTTTGAGTTTCATGATAAAACAGGAGCTCTTGTAGGTTTTGATATTGACCTTGCTAATGAAGTTGGGAAACGCCTTGGGAAGAAAGTTGAATGGGTGGATATGGCTTTTGATGGAGTGATTCCTTCGCTGCTAACGGGAAAAATTAACATGATAGCTGCTGCTTTGAGTATTACTGAGGAGCGAAGCAAGAAGGTAGCATTTTCTACCCCATATATGGTGAGTTTGAGTGCTTTTGTTCTTCCTGTTGGTAGCGCTGAGATGAAGAGTCTTGAAGATTTTAAAGGGAAGACAATCGCTGTTCAGCTTGCTACAACGCAAGATGTGTTTGTTTCTGAAATTGAAGGTATAACGGTGAAACGGTTTCCAAAATTGAATGACGCTGTTCGAGAAGTGGCTCTGAAGAGGGCGGATGCTTCATTTATGGATGAGACTGTTGCTGAAACATATATTAACAGTGACGAATTTAAGGGGCAGCTTGAAAAATCCTTTACAGTAGAGCTTAAAGGAGCTAAACAGGCACTAGCTGTAAGCAAGGAAGATCCCGCTTTTCTTGATGCTGTAAATGGAGTTCTAAAAGAACTAGAAGAAGAAGGGTTTATTTCCGAGCTACATAAAAAGTGGAATACTAAAAAGAATTAG
- a CDS encoding S-layer homology domain-containing protein, whose translation MTIISMLCNHKKKIYITLIVFLCFWGYSPSEAQSPFTDLPEGHWAYDAIHQLASAGIIKGYPDHSLRGDILLRRYEVAEMLAKTIDHVDIEKIDVAQVIALKKLLREFQYELTAIPSKTDLLDKRITTLEENIGNWRFWGTFQFDGRRFKEDMGPGIGTHDFRPADFYLWFSKIIDSKTTFVGRLGHYDSNDPNYKENLKWDYYWIDLTLPRDFALRTGRWYYDWEAESQIYTDADAFMGDTIHTGYYLTKNLPLGQFVLFVAHDDKVTSEEEQSLYGIRWTHRFDERFRLAINGLYHDYFNDSRTNPDISDWKVAWLDFEYALNFNTFFRGAWYVEDLEKWAYPDDQSPQAWKAILDIKQEQLKLTNLWIEYAHFDKNFKTDHQPWNKYSFEVTPHLGEFSTNVFFIKTVQDISEKWTTFQRYANIRYENTGGNDYDTTNWSIGVRYHITPSAFFELLYDDIHYGDAEADYLDNNMWHFRTEVNF comes from the coding sequence ATGACAATTATTTCTATGCTTTGCAACCACAAAAAGAAAATATATATAACGTTAATTGTTTTTCTTTGCTTCTGGGGGTATTCTCCCTCAGAAGCACAATCCCCTTTTACAGACTTACCAGAAGGCCATTGGGCATATGATGCCATTCATCAACTTGCTTCTGCAGGAATTATAAAAGGCTATCCTGACCATTCCCTACGGGGAGACATATTGCTTAGACGTTATGAAGTTGCAGAAATGTTAGCTAAAACCATTGACCATGTCGATATCGAAAAAATCGATGTTGCCCAAGTGATCGCTTTAAAAAAGCTGTTACGCGAATTCCAATATGAGCTTACGGCTATTCCTTCTAAAACCGACCTTCTAGACAAAAGGATAACTACATTAGAAGAAAACATTGGAAATTGGAGATTTTGGGGAACCTTTCAATTTGACGGTAGACGATTTAAGGAAGACATGGGGCCAGGAATAGGAACCCATGATTTTCGTCCTGCTGATTTTTATCTCTGGTTTTCTAAAATTATCGACAGCAAAACAACATTTGTAGGACGATTAGGTCACTATGATAGTAATGACCCCAATTACAAGGAAAATTTAAAATGGGATTATTATTGGATTGATCTTACGCTTCCCCGAGATTTCGCATTAAGGACTGGACGTTGGTACTACGATTGGGAAGCCGAATCCCAAATTTATACAGATGCAGATGCTTTTATGGGAGATACTATTCATACTGGATATTACCTGACGAAAAATCTGCCATTAGGGCAATTTGTTCTCTTTGTAGCACATGATGACAAAGTAACATCTGAAGAAGAACAAAGTCTTTACGGCATTAGATGGACACATCGCTTTGATGAGCGCTTCCGCCTAGCTATTAACGGCCTCTATCACGATTATTTTAATGATTCAAGAACAAACCCCGATATTTCTGACTGGAAAGTCGCATGGCTCGATTTCGAATATGCCCTGAATTTCAACACCTTTTTTAGGGGAGCTTGGTACGTTGAGGATCTTGAGAAATGGGCCTATCCAGACGATCAATCTCCTCAGGCATGGAAGGCTATTCTTGACATAAAACAAGAACAATTAAAATTGACAAACCTCTGGATTGAATACGCACATTTCGACAAAAACTTTAAGACAGACCATCAGCCATGGAATAAATACTCTTTCGAAGTTACCCCTCACTTAGGTGAGTTTTCTACAAACGTATTTTTTATAAAGACTGTTCAAGATATTTCTGAAAAATGGACTACCTTTCAGCGATACGCCAATATACGCTATGAGAACACAGGCGGAAATGATTACGACACTACAAACTGGTCTATCGGCGTTCGTTACCATATTACCCCTTCTGCCTTCTTTGAACTACTTTATGACGATATTCATTACGGGGACGCTGAGGCAGACTATCTCGACAACAACATGTGGCATTTTAGAACAGAAGTAAACTTTTAG
- a CDS encoding cellulose biosynthesis cyclic di-GMP-binding regulatory protein BcsB — MKRITTFICFILVFLFVLTPQAKAEITNVRWGIHTGGIRLVIDMNRPASYSFTQNANQITLTIADGLYRPFTGQLPSPARSFSVQGTAGETKATVFLLERNLSVNHYILKNPDRIVVDIRKIDYTPPKQPIAEVGEAEKKAVSITDEAVDKDSIVANHVLQHHTGIVLPPGESLNTVLAVEDIPMHIIFSGTTLYFNLPANWKALEGSYLELITSHSEILDTDISSLTVTLNGRRTTTLRMKDINQWKGISKIPLDPDSMVEGVNSLTIDAMLHSNQDRCSNVNNPGNWLRIHRESLVHLKYVPSVELALNQFPAPFFEPENYQTDNTLIVLPDAPSSLEIQAAVDLISSFTHNVPFKDFYPLIVTMSDVTRDIAMKHHILYLGNEDRFTQELLNTFDSTQKLEKGNVFASVFLNKEAFGRMLITAGNGEDLCFAVQALLTPETRKQMLASASAIPTSLPLPKTIDVPRDVADVSLVDIGRSDVVFRGILQHQETVNYQIPPNWKIKGNPILVLMFRHAPNLEGKKSALEVDVNNVPMKGVALTPENANDGRLSVPIPAERLNNGFISFQLKSYLDIDIPDCTKRFMESAWLTIDRNSYLHIPHDIVPLTARLSNMPYLLDGKRELTIYTEKEPTGKELSALSVILSAWQRTLPWKVVFHIKSFDEWTAGNNEENQVLLVSVATLHEKGVPLPVGYDPEKEEILSGEKIPVLPAFANQSALLSLTKQNGGIQFISTWNHRMPTTVSFRQALLDWNIDGDVAFISPIGDAIPFFTSITEEKIEEKPTLSFWQKVLLLFSSDRNYLGIFTLVAVAIMSILLITLFARIRRK; from the coding sequence ATGAAACGAATAACAACTTTTATATGCTTCATATTGGTATTTTTATTCGTTTTAACGCCACAAGCGAAAGCAGAAATAACAAACGTCCGTTGGGGAATTCATACAGGAGGTATTCGCCTCGTCATTGATATGAACAGACCAGCTTCGTATTCTTTTACACAGAATGCTAATCAGATTACTCTTACAATAGCAGATGGACTTTATCGCCCCTTCACTGGTCAGCTGCCCTCCCCGGCCCGTTCCTTCTCTGTTCAAGGAACAGCTGGAGAAACCAAAGCTACGGTTTTTCTTTTGGAGCGAAATCTTTCTGTAAATCACTATATCCTTAAGAATCCAGATCGCATTGTTGTAGATATTCGAAAAATAGACTATACGCCTCCCAAACAACCCATAGCAGAGGTAGGCGAAGCAGAAAAAAAAGCAGTTTCAATAACTGATGAAGCCGTTGATAAAGATTCAATAGTAGCTAACCACGTACTCCAGCACCATACTGGAATAGTACTTCCTCCTGGAGAGAGTCTTAATACTGTTTTAGCAGTAGAAGACATTCCCATGCACATAATCTTCAGCGGAACAACCCTTTACTTCAACCTCCCTGCAAACTGGAAAGCTCTGGAAGGATCATATCTGGAGCTTATTACAAGCCACTCTGAAATACTCGATACAGATATTTCCAGTCTTACTGTAACACTTAACGGACGTAGAACTACAACATTACGTATGAAAGATATTAACCAATGGAAAGGGATCTCAAAAATTCCTCTCGATCCCGATAGCATGGTAGAGGGAGTCAATTCGCTTACAATAGATGCTATGCTGCACTCTAATCAAGATAGATGCTCAAATGTAAATAACCCAGGAAACTGGCTGCGAATTCATAGAGAAAGCCTGGTTCATCTTAAATATGTACCGTCTGTAGAATTAGCCCTTAATCAATTCCCGGCTCCTTTCTTTGAACCAGAAAACTATCAGACGGACAATACCCTTATTGTTCTTCCAGATGCGCCATCAAGTCTTGAAATTCAAGCAGCTGTAGACCTTATCTCAAGTTTCACTCACAATGTGCCTTTTAAGGATTTTTACCCCTTAATAGTAACAATGAGTGATGTAACTCGAGATATCGCAATGAAACATCACATTTTATATTTAGGAAATGAAGACCGTTTCACACAAGAGCTGTTAAATACATTCGATTCAACCCAAAAACTTGAAAAGGGGAATGTTTTTGCCTCTGTATTTTTGAATAAAGAAGCCTTCGGACGTATGCTTATTACAGCTGGGAATGGAGAAGATCTTTGCTTCGCCGTACAAGCATTGTTAACACCTGAAACACGCAAACAAATGCTTGCCTCCGCATCGGCCATTCCAACGTCATTACCTCTTCCCAAGACAATAGACGTTCCTCGTGACGTTGCAGATGTCAGTCTAGTCGATATAGGACGAAGCGATGTTGTATTTCGTGGAATTTTACAACATCAAGAGACAGTAAATTATCAGATTCCACCTAACTGGAAAATTAAGGGGAACCCTATTCTAGTTCTTATGTTCCGCCACGCCCCAAATCTGGAAGGAAAAAAATCAGCTCTTGAAGTTGATGTAAACAATGTTCCAATGAAAGGAGTCGCTCTTACTCCTGAAAATGCAAATGACGGGCGTCTATCTGTTCCGATTCCGGCAGAGAGATTGAATAATGGTTTCATCTCTTTCCAGTTGAAAAGTTATCTTGATATAGACATTCCAGATTGCACAAAACGCTTTATGGAGAGTGCATGGCTAACTATCGATAGAAACTCGTATCTACATATTCCTCACGACATCGTACCTTTGACAGCACGACTTTCCAACATGCCTTACCTATTAGACGGGAAAAGAGAGCTAACTATCTACACAGAAAAAGAACCCACAGGCAAAGAGCTTTCTGCGCTTTCTGTTATTCTTTCTGCATGGCAAAGAACATTGCCGTGGAAAGTAGTATTTCATATCAAATCATTTGACGAATGGACAGCAGGAAACAATGAAGAGAATCAGGTGCTGCTTGTTTCTGTAGCGACATTGCATGAAAAAGGCGTTCCTCTTCCTGTTGGGTACGATCCGGAAAAAGAAGAAATTCTCTCTGGTGAGAAAATTCCAGTGCTTCCTGCATTTGCAAACCAAAGTGCACTTCTTTCATTAACTAAACAAAATGGAGGTATTCAATTTATTTCCACATGGAATCATAGAATGCCTACAACTGTATCTTTCAGACAGGCCCTTTTAGATTGGAATATCGATGGGGACGTTGCATTTATATCCCCCATTGGTGATGCAATTCCTTTCTTCACCTCTATAACCGAGGAAAAAATAGAAGAAAAGCCTACTCTTTCTTTCTGGCAAAAGGTACTCCTTCTCTTCTCGTCTGATCGAAACTATCTTGGAATCTTTACTCTTGTAGCAGTAGCCATAATGTCAATACTCCTCATTACTCTCTTTGCGCGAATACGACGGAAATAA
- a CDS encoding glycosyltransferase family 2 protein, with protein MTLIDGVFLFSLIVIWTMLLYHAVLSFSGYKYSVHAEREKWHFDSTTAENLPYVSILIPAHNEELVIEKTLIAIGRLEYPKHLLEIICLNDNSTDRTGEVARKAARSIGPYVEVVDVPEDRGKKGKSAVLNYGLEVAQGEVIAVYDADNTPEKNALLYLVRNLIEDRARLGAVIGKFRTRNKDRNLLTRFINLETIFFQWTTQAGRWKLYKLATIPGTNFVIWKDLIQSLGGWDERALTEDTELSIRIYLRKKAIKMVPYAITWEEEPSLWRVWFKQRTRWARGNIYVLKKYFFPLLFEGQWKLFFDMLYLFMIYFLFLTSLTASLCIFILGISGLSRINLQGPFNALWALSTLLFVVELSITLTAEPGEDRLKNIFLGFLMYFSYTQLWLLVMFNALFHPLIKIFKKEETFWHKTERTG; from the coding sequence ATGACACTAATAGACGGCGTTTTTCTGTTCAGTCTTATCGTTATATGGACAATGCTTCTTTACCATGCCGTGCTGTCATTTAGCGGCTACAAATATTCTGTGCACGCAGAACGAGAAAAATGGCACTTCGATTCAACAACAGCAGAAAACCTACCTTATGTCTCTATACTTATTCCAGCACATAATGAAGAACTTGTTATAGAAAAAACACTTATAGCTATAGGACGACTTGAGTATCCTAAACATTTGCTCGAAATTATTTGCCTAAACGATAACTCCACAGACAGAACAGGCGAAGTAGCCAGAAAAGCCGCGCGGAGCATTGGCCCTTATGTGGAAGTCGTTGATGTTCCTGAAGACAGAGGTAAAAAAGGGAAATCGGCCGTTTTAAATTATGGATTAGAGGTCGCACAGGGAGAAGTTATCGCCGTTTACGATGCTGACAATACTCCTGAGAAAAATGCTCTTCTCTACCTTGTGCGCAATCTCATAGAAGATAGAGCACGTCTCGGTGCTGTTATCGGTAAATTTCGTACGCGGAATAAAGATCGTAATTTATTAACACGCTTTATCAATCTTGAAACCATTTTCTTTCAATGGACGACTCAAGCAGGGCGTTGGAAATTATATAAACTCGCTACAATTCCAGGAACAAACTTTGTAATATGGAAAGATCTTATACAGTCTCTTGGAGGCTGGGATGAACGAGCTCTTACTGAAGATACGGAACTTTCTATACGTATCTATCTTCGTAAAAAAGCAATAAAAATGGTTCCTTACGCTATAACATGGGAAGAAGAACCATCGTTGTGGAGAGTGTGGTTTAAACAAAGAACCCGATGGGCACGAGGAAATATTTATGTTCTGAAAAAATACTTCTTTCCTCTTTTGTTTGAAGGCCAATGGAAACTTTTTTTCGATATGCTTTATCTCTTTATGATCTACTTTCTTTTCTTAACGAGTCTCACGGCTTCTTTATGCATCTTTATTTTGGGAATCTCTGGTTTGAGCCGAATTAATCTACAAGGTCCATTCAATGCACTATGGGCTCTTTCCACTCTTCTATTTGTTGTAGAGCTTTCAATAACACTTACGGCGGAACCAGGAGAAGATCGTCTCAAAAACATCTTTTTAGGATTTTTAATGTATTTTTCTTATACGCAACTTTGGCTTTTAGTAATGTTCAATGCCTTGTTCCACCCATTAATAAAAATATTTAAAAAAGAAGAAACCTTCTGGCACAAGACTGAAAGGACGGGATAA
- a CDS encoding DUF2334 domain-containing protein: protein MIFLFFAFPLYGAPYQVTVLYDEPERDSAMFVANLLGHFEYINITMNTLQKTTAKTLLEPDVIFYVSSIDSNSPSIEIQNVLSSREKTTCYVGTHRWLGTSTTPITTTHITYKDIRFRETLFRMYPLQLGDEWKVLSTLDDGEQLIPYVARKGNTWIFQGVATSGISYLIFADLLHDVLGIPHAHVKKAMVRLEDLNPSYSRESLKKLRQTIDYLASNSVPFAMAVYPVFVTPESKYAIRLVDNKPFLETLKYAVEHGGTIIMHGTSHQYKWISGEGSEFWDISVDRPIPNERKYFHERMQYGLWIFHQAGLQPNYFEAPHYNFPLSLQEELINYFNTIAGELMVNNKTYQTTQSFPYIIRKTVSGLSVLPEQVGYIASGTQLLSLKTIEEKVRIITSIVRDPFICFFYHPYLAGDEYLKELIPFIRNMGYSFVDTGTMGAKLLYTPKEVPDLWPVPPSDSQKMLWAWFPLIAGGITAFILLFVYVRLTRRRRKDLFK, encoded by the coding sequence ATGATTTTTCTATTTTTTGCTTTCCCCCTTTATGGGGCGCCTTATCAGGTTACTGTTCTTTATGACGAACCTGAAAGAGATAGTGCTATGTTTGTTGCCAACTTATTAGGCCATTTTGAATACATAAATATAACAATGAATACGCTACAAAAAACAACAGCAAAGACATTACTCGAACCTGATGTCATCTTTTATGTATCGAGCATAGACTCAAATTCTCCATCAATCGAAATTCAAAATGTTCTTAGCTCAAGAGAGAAAACAACCTGTTATGTTGGAACACATCGTTGGCTTGGAACGAGTACTACTCCAATAACAACGACACATATAACGTATAAGGATATACGTTTCAGAGAAACGTTATTTCGCATGTATCCTCTTCAATTGGGAGATGAATGGAAAGTACTTTCAACGCTTGATGACGGAGAGCAGCTTATACCCTATGTTGCACGTAAAGGGAATACATGGATTTTTCAAGGCGTAGCTACGTCCGGAATAAGCTATCTTATATTTGCTGATCTTTTACATGACGTTTTGGGGATTCCTCATGCTCACGTAAAGAAGGCAATGGTTCGTCTTGAAGATTTAAATCCATCATATTCTAGAGAAAGCTTAAAAAAATTACGACAAACTATAGATTACCTCGCATCAAACTCTGTTCCCTTTGCCATGGCGGTTTATCCTGTTTTTGTAACTCCAGAATCTAAATATGCAATACGGCTTGTTGATAATAAACCGTTTTTAGAAACATTAAAGTATGCTGTTGAGCATGGCGGAACGATAATTATGCATGGGACATCACACCAATATAAGTGGATATCTGGAGAAGGCTCAGAATTTTGGGATATATCTGTAGATCGTCCTATACCCAATGAAAGAAAATACTTTCACGAACGCATGCAATACGGACTTTGGATATTTCATCAGGCAGGGTTACAGCCAAATTACTTCGAAGCACCTCACTATAACTTTCCTCTTTCATTGCAAGAAGAGTTAATAAATTACTTTAACACTATTGCTGGAGAGCTTATGGTTAACAATAAAACATATCAAACAACACAATCTTTTCCCTATATTATAAGGAAAACAGTGTCAGGGCTTAGCGTTCTGCCAGAACAAGTTGGATATATAGCTTCAGGAACCCAGCTTCTTTCATTGAAAACTATTGAGGAAAAGGTGCGTATTATTACATCTATCGTGCGCGATCCCTTTATCTGCTTCTTTTATCATCCTTATTTAGCGGGCGATGAGTATTTAAAGGAACTTATACCTTTTATTAGAAATATGGGATACAGTTTTGTCGATACAGGAACCATGGGAGCCAAACTTTTATATACTCCTAAAGAGGTGCCAGATTTATGGCCTGTTCCTCCTTCTGATTCACAAAAAATGCTTTGGGCATGGTTCCCTCTTATAGCAGGAGGGATAACCGCTTTCATCTTACTTTTTGTGTATGTTCGCCTTACCAGACGGCGAAGAAAGGATCTTTTTAAATGA
- a CDS encoding GGDEF domain-containing protein — MTGQTQIYKKRLLLFAFAIFIGFSVVMTWFFINYAIPFEDYVMTLLAATALFIGSICGSTTSLIFSLVILFLYGSFKVGFALWRQNQTPVDASRLFWLLIVPFSGYVGGGLEKIISDITERLTILSTQIDSLVVIDEQTGLETSKRFAFRMNEELARQKRYGGYFSILLIKVAFLKELTDVHGERAKGLVIRNVAQILKSSKRTEDLLARIDEAEFAFLLPNTEREGTDIFAERIRQKLQYVDIALGENDFRRIRLTPQTGSAVCPADSQEYVSLMTLARKEYEYSHH; from the coding sequence TTGACAGGGCAAACCCAGATATACAAGAAGCGTTTACTGCTCTTTGCGTTTGCGATCTTTATTGGTTTTTCTGTCGTAATGACGTGGTTTTTCATCAACTATGCCATCCCCTTTGAAGATTATGTCATGACTCTCCTTGCAGCAACTGCTCTTTTCATCGGATCGATCTGTGGCAGTACCACCTCGCTCATATTTTCTCTTGTCATCCTCTTCCTTTATGGGAGTTTTAAGGTTGGTTTTGCCTTATGGAGGCAGAATCAAACACCTGTTGATGCTTCTCGTCTCTTTTGGCTTCTTATCGTTCCCTTTAGTGGATATGTGGGTGGTGGCTTAGAGAAAATTATTTCAGATATAACTGAACGGCTGACAATTCTCTCTACACAAATTGATTCTCTTGTAGTCATTGATGAACAAACCGGTCTTGAAACATCAAAACGTTTTGCCTTCCGTATGAATGAAGAGTTGGCCAGACAAAAAAGATATGGGGGATACTTCTCTATTCTGCTTATTAAAGTCGCCTTTCTAAAAGAATTAACAGATGTGCACGGAGAAAGAGCAAAAGGACTCGTTATACGTAACGTTGCTCAAATATTGAAGTCTAGTAAAAGAACAGAAGATCTTCTTGCCCGAATAGATGAAGCAGAATTCGCCTTTTTGCTGCCTAATACTGAAAGAGAAGGAACTGATATTTTCGCAGAACGTATTCGGCAAAAATTACAATATGTAGATATCGCACTGGGAGAAAATGACTTTAGGCGTATTCGATTGACACCACAAACAGGAAGTGCTGTTTGTCCGGCAGATAGTCAAGAGTATGTCTCTTTAATGACATTAGCACGTAAAGAGTACGAGTATAGTCATCATTAA
- the purD gene encoding phosphoribosylamine--glycine ligase, with protein sequence MNFLVIGSGGREHALVWALSQSQHVETIHVAPGNAGMSNLATLHKVDVSNNNDLLSLANSLHPDVIIIGPEVPLVNGAADVLRENGFTVFGPGSKGAQLEGSKIFAKQFMLRNAIPTAPFDVCTTVEEAQKALDKRTAPFVVKADGLAAGKGAFVLKTKEDALTTVSNLLVKKELGVSGEKIVVEDFMPGLELTVLCISDGKSYRILPCSQDHKRVFDNDEGPNTGGMGAYSPVPWVGKELLQKIEEKIILPTFKGLQSEKIPFCGILYFGLMIDNNGSPRVVEYNVRFGDPEAEVILPLLSVDFAELINASCNEELDTLPEIVSAKWAVDVVMSSGGYPGPYTKGLPITGLDKVAKTDNVMVFHAGTALNEKGEIVTAGGRVLNVIGIGDTLDEALKRSYDSVAKIHFEGAHYRNDITAKARRGVISMNAQTPRVGIMLGSKSDLPAAHKAADILKQFEIPFEVTIASAHRTPEDAAKYASLAEKRGIEVLIAMAGLSAALPGVLAAHTLLPVIGVPISAGTLGGLDALLSIAQMPPGVPVAATGIDGAKNASLMAIRILARQDDHVKNKLSLYMKEEAQKIQQGRESIVDLPVAPSDAFAEN encoded by the coding sequence ATGAACTTTCTCGTTATAGGAAGTGGCGGCCGGGAACATGCTCTTGTGTGGGCTCTATCACAATCGCAACATGTAGAGACGATACACGTCGCTCCAGGAAATGCAGGGATGTCAAATCTTGCCACCTTGCATAAAGTTGACGTGTCAAATAACAATGACCTGCTCTCTTTAGCAAATTCACTTCATCCTGATGTGATCATCATTGGCCCCGAGGTTCCGTTGGTCAATGGGGCCGCAGATGTTTTAAGAGAAAATGGATTTACCGTCTTTGGTCCCGGTTCTAAAGGTGCTCAACTGGAAGGAAGCAAAATCTTTGCTAAACAGTTCATGTTGCGCAACGCTATTCCTACAGCACCTTTTGATGTTTGTACTACTGTAGAAGAAGCCCAGAAAGCCCTGGATAAACGCACTGCCCCATTTGTTGTTAAAGCAGATGGTCTGGCAGCAGGTAAGGGCGCATTTGTCTTAAAGACAAAAGAGGATGCTTTGACAACAGTCTCCAATCTCCTTGTGAAAAAAGAACTTGGAGTATCAGGAGAAAAGATCGTTGTAGAAGACTTTATGCCCGGCCTTGAATTAACGGTACTTTGTATCAGCGATGGGAAAAGTTACCGCATTCTGCCTTGCAGCCAGGACCATAAAAGGGTCTTTGATAACGATGAAGGTCCCAATACCGGCGGAATGGGTGCGTATTCTCCAGTACCATGGGTGGGAAAAGAATTGCTTCAGAAAATTGAAGAAAAGATCATTCTTCCTACCTTTAAGGGGCTTCAATCTGAAAAAATTCCGTTCTGCGGTATTCTCTATTTTGGGCTTATGATAGATAATAATGGATCTCCTCGGGTTGTAGAATACAACGTTCGTTTCGGTGATCCTGAAGCGGAAGTCATTTTACCGCTTCTTAGCGTAGATTTCGCAGAGCTTATAAATGCCTCTTGCAATGAAGAACTTGATACATTGCCTGAAATAGTTTCTGCAAAGTGGGCTGTTGATGTTGTCATGTCTTCAGGCGGCTATCCTGGTCCATACACAAAAGGCCTACCCATAACGGGGCTGGATAAGGTCGCCAAGACAGATAACGTTATGGTCTTCCATGCTGGAACAGCTCTGAACGAAAAAGGAGAAATAGTTACTGCTGGAGGAAGAGTTCTGAATGTAATAGGTATTGGTGATACTTTAGATGAGGCTTTGAAACGGTCGTATGACAGTGTTGCCAAGATACATTTCGAAGGAGCCCATTATCGTAACGATATAACGGCTAAAGCCAGACGAGGAGTGATCAGCATGAATGCGCAAACACCCCGCGTTGGAATTATGTTAGGATCGAAATCAGATCTGCCTGCAGCCCATAAAGCGGCAGACATCCTTAAACAATTTGAAATTCCCTTTGAAGTAACCATCGCTTCTGCTCACAGAACGCCTGAAGATGCTGCAAAATACGCATCTCTGGCAGAAAAAAGAGGTATTGAGGTTCTTATTGCTATGGCTGGATTATCAGCAGCGCTCCCTGGAGTACTTGCTGCCCATACGCTTCTGCCAGTTATAGGTGTTCCTATCTCAGCTGGAACCCTAGGCGGATTAGATGCCCTTCTTTCCATAGCCCAAATGCCTCCTGGTGTACCTGTAGCAGCGACTGGAATAGATGGCGCTAAAAATGCTTCTCTCATGGCTATTCGCATTTTAGCCCGCCAAGATGACCACGTAAAAAATAAGCTTTCTTTATATATGAAAGAGGAAGCACAAAAAATCCAACAGGGCAGAGAAAGTATTGTTGATTTGCCAGTTGCCCCTTCAGATGCATTCGCAGAAAATTAG